One region of Ananas comosus cultivar F153 linkage group 9, ASM154086v1, whole genome shotgun sequence genomic DNA includes:
- the LOC109714920 gene encoding uncharacterized protein LOC109714920 yields the protein MGKVSPFLFLVVLVLVETLTLGTVSSSDSDSEASIHDVLRAHGLPGGLLPKGVASFSLDADTGLLDVELSQPCYAKYDGVDLAYFDRAVRGNLSFGALRGVEGLSQEELFVWLPVKGILVSDPSSGVILFDIGLAHKRLSRSVFEDPPECQPNSAAAEIAGDGEVAIRKGLVGRRDQLFQEQR from the exons ATGGGAAAGGTCTCACCTTTCCTCTTCCTCGTCGTCCTGGTCCTcgtcgaaaccctaaccctaggaaCGGTTTCCTCCTCGGACTCCGACTCGGAGGCGTCGATCCACGACGTGCTTCGCGCGCATGGGCTCCCGGGGGGGCTACTACCCAAGGGGGTCGCGTCCTTCTCCCTCGACGCCGATACGGGGCTCCTCGACGTGGAGCTCTCGCAGCCCTGCTACGCCAAGTACGACGGCGTCGACCTCGCCTACTTCGACCGCGCCGTGCGCGGCAACCTCAGCTTCGGCGCGCTCCGCGGCGTCGAGGGGCTGTCCCAGGAGGAGCTCTTCGTGTGGCTCCCCGTGAAGGGGATCCTCGTCTCCGACCCCTCCTCCGGGGTCATCCTCTTCGACATCGGCCTCGCCCATAAGCGCCTCTCCCGATCCGTCTTCGAGGACCCTCCCGAGTGCCAGCCCAACTCCGCCGCGGCGGAGATCGCCGGAGATGGTGAGGTGGCGATTCGGAAAG GGCTTGTTGGAAGAAGAGACCAACTTTTCCAGGAGCAGAGGTAA